Proteins encoded by one window of Roseibium sp. Sym1:
- a CDS encoding M10 family metallopeptidase, whose product MCTLCDATGRTRDLPVVAGFSCSQADATDNTAVAASTPVYNNDQIALQLTDGFWSYFSSGPRSFNVSTGGTISVNISALPSAAQTLARYALELWSDATGLNFSYTNGGAQIEFGDSDANSAYSWSNLNGSNTTYSYVNVGTNWIGYYGTSLNSYSFQTYIHEIGHALGLGHAGNYNGSATYGTDNHYANDSWQASVMSYFSQNENTYIDASYVYAISPQIADVIAIRNLYGTSSTTRTGNTVYGDGANSGDVMQQISSMNSYISYTIVDDGGTDTLNYSTYGGDQSIDLNAEGISSVRGYTGNLIISRGTVIENAVSGSGNDTLTGNGYANLLSGGNGNDILYGNGGNDQLRGGSGSDTLNGGGGDDTADYSQSNGRILLNLGDGISESGGHAQGDTLTSIEHVDGSNYNDIIVGDANANTLDGRSGNDMLYGQAGNDTLLGNSGNDILRGGASSDRLDGGSGFDIADYLNAAGSVFINLSSSRVEAGSDAAGDKLISIEGVYGSHHDDVITGSSASNTIEGAGGNDMLYGWYGNDTLRGGAGDDFLRGGAGSDRLEGGDGYDIADYAQSTSSVTIHLSDNKVENGGWAQGDKLVSIEGANGSDFNDMFYGDSGSNTFSGGAGNDTLRGLGGNDYLVGGASSDRLDGGSGYDYADYSSSSSAVTVDLGDGRVESGGDAQGDRLISIEAVFGSAFDDTLIGSDSSNVLEGRDGNDTLTGLGGNDTLRGGNGNDILSGGSSSDRLEGGDGSDTADYSTSGSAVNVDISDSTVESGGDAQGDRLIDVENLTGSAYADTLTGDSGSNVLAGGLGNDILTGGDGSDTFVFNETGDLDTITDFEDTIDVIEISAGAASFGDLTISDNGGNALISYSGGAIELENFNFALLTADDFNFV is encoded by the coding sequence ATGTGCACACTTTGCGACGCGACCGGCCGTACCAGGGACCTGCCCGTCGTCGCGGGCTTTTCCTGCAGTCAGGCGGATGCGACTGACAACACGGCTGTGGCGGCATCGACCCCCGTCTACAACAACGACCAGATCGCGCTTCAGCTTACTGACGGCTTCTGGTCATACTTTTCCTCTGGCCCGCGCTCCTTCAACGTTTCAACCGGCGGCACGATTTCCGTTAATATCTCTGCGCTTCCCTCTGCGGCCCAAACGCTGGCTCGCTATGCGCTTGAGCTCTGGTCGGACGCAACGGGACTGAATTTCTCGTATACCAACGGCGGCGCCCAGATCGAATTCGGCGACTCGGATGCAAACAGTGCCTACAGCTGGTCCAACCTCAACGGGTCAAACACAACCTACAGCTACGTCAATGTGGGCACCAACTGGATCGGCTATTACGGCACAAGCCTGAACAGTTATTCATTCCAGACCTACATTCACGAAATCGGTCATGCTCTTGGGCTTGGACACGCCGGCAACTACAACGGTTCCGCGACCTACGGCACCGACAATCACTATGCCAACGATTCCTGGCAAGCCTCGGTGATGTCGTATTTCAGTCAAAACGAAAACACCTATATCGATGCCAGCTACGTCTATGCGATATCTCCGCAAATCGCGGATGTGATTGCCATCAGAAACCTTTACGGCACTTCGAGCACAACGAGAACCGGCAATACGGTTTACGGCGACGGAGCCAACTCCGGCGACGTGATGCAGCAAATCAGTTCGATGAACAGCTACATTAGCTACACGATTGTCGACGATGGCGGCACGGACACGCTCAACTACAGCACCTATGGTGGCGATCAATCGATCGACTTGAACGCAGAAGGCATTTCCAGCGTTCGCGGTTACACGGGCAACCTGATCATTTCCCGCGGGACGGTCATTGAGAACGCGGTATCCGGCAGTGGCAACGACACGCTGACCGGCAATGGCTACGCCAATCTGCTGTCCGGGGGAAACGGAAATGACATCCTTTACGGCAACGGTGGCAACGACCAGCTGCGCGGCGGATCGGGATCCGACACGCTGAACGGCGGTGGCGGCGATGATACCGCCGACTACAGCCAGTCCAACGGCAGGATCCTGTTGAACCTCGGCGACGGCATTTCCGAGAGCGGCGGGCATGCGCAAGGAGACACGCTGACCAGCATCGAGCATGTCGATGGCTCCAACTACAATGACATCATTGTCGGCGACGCAAACGCCAATACGCTCGACGGCCGGTCCGGCAATGACATGCTCTATGGCCAAGCCGGCAACGACACGCTGCTTGGCAACAGCGGAAACGACATCCTGAGGGGGGGCGCATCGTCGGACCGCTTGGATGGTGGTTCCGGCTTCGACATTGCCGACTATCTCAACGCGGCCGGAAGTGTCTTTATCAATCTGAGCAGCAGCAGGGTTGAGGCCGGCAGCGACGCCGCAGGCGACAAGCTGATAAGCATCGAGGGCGTTTACGGATCTCACCACGATGACGTCATTACCGGGTCTTCAGCGTCCAACACGATTGAGGGGGCCGGCGGAAATGACATGCTCTATGGCTGGTACGGCAACGACACGCTGCGGGGCGGTGCAGGTGACGACTTCCTGCGTGGCGGCGCCGGCAGCGACAGACTGGAAGGCGGCGACGGCTATGATATTGCCGACTACGCCCAGTCCACAAGCAGCGTCACGATCCACTTGAGCGACAACAAGGTCGAAAACGGTGGCTGGGCGCAAGGCGACAAGCTTGTCAGCATCGAGGGTGCCAACGGCTCCGACTTCAACGACATGTTTTATGGCGATTCCGGCTCGAATACCTTCTCAGGCGGTGCTGGCAACGACACGTTGCGCGGTCTGGGCGGCAATGACTACCTTGTCGGAGGAGCGTCGTCCGACCGGCTCGACGGCGGCTCGGGTTACGACTATGCCGACTATTCCTCTTCCTCGTCCGCAGTCACCGTCGACCTCGGTGACGGCCGAGTTGAAAGTGGCGGCGATGCGCAGGGAGACCGGCTGATCAGCATAGAAGCCGTCTTCGGGTCAGCCTTCGATGACACGCTCATCGGTTCCGACAGCAGCAATGTGCTGGAAGGGCGAGACGGCAATGACACCCTCACCGGCCTGGGCGGCAACGACACTTTGCGCGGCGGAAACGGCAACGATATCCTGTCAGGGGGCAGTTCCTCGGACCGATTGGAAGGTGGTGACGGATCAGACACTGCCGACTACAGTACCTCCGGATCGGCGGTCAATGTCGACATCAGCGACTCGACGGTGGAGAGCGGAGGCGATGCGCAGGGCGACCGTCTGATCGATGTGGAAAACCTGACAGGCAGCGCCTATGCGGACACGCTGACTGGTGACAGCGGGTCCAACGTTCTTGCCGGAGGCCTTGGCAACGACATTCTGACCGGTGGCGACGGGTCGGATACGTTTGTCTTCAACGAAACAGGTGATCTCGACACGATTACAGACTTCGAAGACACCATAGACGTGATTGAAATCTCCGCCGGCGCCGCTTCTTTCGGCGATCTGACCATCTCCGACAATGGCGGGAATGCCCTGATAAGCTATTCCGGCGGTGCAATCGAGCTGGAGAATTTCAATTTTGCACTCTTGACGGCAGATGATTTCAATTTCGTCTGA
- a CDS encoding Hsp70 family protein, translated as MKQTIGLDFGTSNTVAVMAEGQGTTVPVTFADGADSFTSLPTVLSFLDRGAAKALNAEVGPWAIRQFLESLGDVRFIQSLKTFAASRVFQGTGVFGVRFEFEDLMATFLSLAFERAGTTFDPASTRLVVGRPVEFAGHNPDEDLAMERYRKAFYKVGFEDILFVMEPVGAAFSFAQSLDKDTTILVADLGGGTTDYSLMRFETQAGHLTATPLGRGGIGIAGDTLDYRIIDNVILPKLGKGSSYKSMGKVLEMPPNLFSNFARWHMLSIFKTSDDFKEMKKLLRFCVEPEKIELFIDLVDEDQGYPLYKSVSETKARLSTEDETELTFAPLGADFRADVKRADFEHWIAQDLQKMDKALSATLEKSNQTEADIDRVFMTGGTSFVPAVRSMFAERFGREKISGGNELTSVANGLALIGARKDASDWALAA; from the coding sequence ATGAAACAAACCATCGGACTCGATTTCGGCACCTCCAACACGGTCGCGGTCATGGCGGAGGGACAGGGGACGACGGTGCCGGTCACCTTTGCCGACGGTGCCGACAGTTTCACCTCGCTGCCGACGGTCCTGAGTTTCCTGGACCGGGGGGCGGCGAAAGCGCTCAATGCGGAAGTCGGGCCCTGGGCGATCCGGCAGTTCCTGGAGAGCCTTGGCGACGTGCGTTTCATACAGTCTCTGAAGACCTTCGCGGCGAGCCGTGTGTTCCAGGGTACGGGCGTCTTCGGCGTGCGCTTCGAGTTCGAGGACCTGATGGCGACCTTCCTGTCGCTTGCCTTCGAGCGCGCCGGCACCACCTTCGACCCGGCGTCCACCCGCCTCGTCGTCGGCCGACCGGTGGAATTTGCCGGACACAATCCGGACGAGGACCTGGCGATGGAGCGGTATCGCAAGGCGTTTTACAAGGTCGGCTTTGAGGACATTCTCTTCGTGATGGAACCGGTCGGCGCGGCCTTTTCCTTTGCCCAGTCACTGGACAAGGACACCACCATCCTGGTTGCCGATCTCGGCGGCGGCACCACCGACTATTCACTGATGCGCTTTGAAACACAGGCCGGGCATCTGACGGCGACACCGCTCGGACGCGGCGGCATCGGCATTGCCGGCGACACGCTCGACTACCGCATCATCGACAATGTCATCCTGCCGAAACTCGGCAAGGGGTCGAGCTACAAGAGCATGGGCAAGGTGCTGGAGATGCCGCCCAACCTGTTTTCCAATTTCGCCCGCTGGCACATGCTGTCGATCTTCAAGACCTCCGACGATTTCAAGGAGATGAAGAAGCTGCTGCGCTTCTGCGTGGAACCGGAGAAGATCGAACTGTTCATCGACCTTGTCGACGAGGACCAGGGCTACCCGCTCTACAAGTCCGTGTCGGAGACCAAGGCCCGGCTGTCCACCGAAGACGAGACCGAGCTGACCTTCGCGCCGCTCGGTGCCGACTTCCGGGCCGACGTCAAGCGCGCGGATTTCGAGCACTGGATAGCCCAGGACCTGCAAAAGATGGACAAGGCGCTCAGCGCCACGCTTGAAAAGTCGAACCAGACGGAAGCCGATATCGACCGGGTGTTCATGACCGGCGGCACCTCCTTCGTTCCGGCCGTCCGGTCGATGTTCGCCGAGCGCTTCGGCCGGGAAAAGATATCCGGCGGCAATGAGTTGACTTCCGTTGCCAACGGCCTGGCCCTTATCGGCGCCCGGAAGGACGCAAGCGACTGGGCCCTGGCCGCCTGA
- a CDS encoding DUF1905 domain-containing protein produces the protein MLDQMEFVGELWLHRGQGGWTFITLPADCADQIRFYAGGKKGRAWGMIKVSVRIGGSSWDTTIWPDKASGSYLLPVKAAVRKKEGIAAGNTAQVSLRLRVPPGF, from the coding sequence TTGCTGGACCAGATGGAGTTTGTAGGCGAACTGTGGCTGCACCGGGGGCAGGGTGGCTGGACCTTCATCACCCTGCCGGCGGACTGCGCCGACCAGATCCGTTTTTATGCAGGCGGTAAAAAGGGCCGGGCCTGGGGCATGATCAAGGTCAGCGTCCGGATCGGTGGCTCTTCCTGGGACACGACAATCTGGCCCGACAAGGCGTCGGGCTCGTACCTGCTGCCGGTCAAGGCTGCGGTGCGCAAAAAGGAAGGGATCGCGGCGGGAAACACAGCGCAGGTGTCGCTGAGACTGCGGGTGCCGCCGGGCTTTTGA
- a CDS encoding glycine cleavage system protein R: protein MQTHLVFTVIAKDRPGLVERMAEIIAGTGGNWIESSMARLGGEFAGIVRIAIDGMHSDELVSQLRALSSDGIDITLRSDQEGTDLPTGASAHLDVVSQDHPGILRDITRVLSEKGVSIEHLETEVASGSMQGEALFKASADLRLPVDLDPADLSEALQETAGDLMADVNLVD, encoded by the coding sequence ATGCAAACCCATCTCGTTTTTACGGTCATTGCCAAGGACCGCCCGGGACTTGTCGAGCGCATGGCCGAGATCATCGCCGGCACGGGGGGCAACTGGATCGAGAGTTCGATGGCCCGCCTTGGCGGCGAATTTGCCGGCATCGTGCGAATCGCGATCGACGGCATGCATTCCGACGAGCTCGTCTCGCAGCTTCGGGCTCTTTCCTCCGACGGCATCGACATCACCCTGCGTTCCGACCAGGAAGGCACGGATCTGCCGACGGGTGCGTCGGCCCATCTCGACGTGGTTTCCCAGGACCACCCGGGCATCCTGCGCGATATCACCCGTGTGCTCAGCGAAAAGGGCGTCAGCATCGAGCATCTGGAAACCGAAGTGGCCTCCGGTTCAATGCAGGGCGAGGCCCTGTTCAAGGCTTCCGCCGACCTGCGTCTGCCCGTGGACCTCGATCCGGCCGATTTGAGCGAGGCCCTTCAGGAGACGGCAGGAGACCTGATGGCCGACGTCAATCTGGTTGACTGA